In Verrucomicrobiota bacterium, the sequence TTTGTAGGGTCGGCCATCCTGCTCCTGCTGGCTAAGGGGCTGATCCGGCGCCCGGAACTCTTCGAACCGCCGGCGAAGGACACACCGCCCCCGTGGCCGGTACGGCTCTTGCTTATCTGCACCTGCACCGGCGTAAGTTTTGCCCACGGCTCCAATGACGGCCAGAAAGGCATGGGCCTGATCATGCTGATCCTCGTCGGCATCGTCCCGGCGACGTTTGCGCTGAATCTGACGACGGATCCGGCGGTGTTTACCGGCTTTTCAGAGGCGGCTCATCACGCGGTGGAAACCATCGACCGTTTGGCCGGGGGTAACAAGATGCCCGACAATGACGCTTCCACCGAACTGTCCAATTACTTGAAAACCACCGGCCAGTTCAACGACCGTATCGTGCCCGCCCTCTCGGTCATTAACCATCGGGTTGTCAGCATGATCGACGGCAAGCACGGGTTCAGAGAACTCTCGAGTCCCGACCGTTCAAAAATGCGCAGCGACATCTATCTCGTCGGCGAGACAATCAACAAACTGAACAAACAAGGCCACCTGAATGATCCGCAAGCCAAATCGGTGCTCACCGGCTACCGGTCACGCATTAAAAGCGTGACGGATTACATCCCGGTGTGGGTGAAGGTTGCCGTGGCCTGCGCCCTCGGTTTCGGCACGATGATCGGCTGGAAACGCATCGTGGTGACGGTCGGCGAAAAGATCGGCAAATCGCACCTTACTTACGGCCAGGGCGCTTCGGCGGAACTCGTGGCCATGGCCACCATCCTGGCCGCGGACCGGTTCGGTTTGCCGGTGAGCACCACCCACGTGCTCTCCTCGGGGGTGGCCGGAACCATGGCCGCCAACCGTTCCGGGCTGCAGATGCAGACACTGCGCAACATCGTGCTGGCCTGGGTGTTGACCTTGCCGGCCTGCGTGTTGCTGGGCGCAGCTACCTTCG encodes:
- a CDS encoding inorganic phosphate transporter, whose translation is MHLFGEFLTLGTALFLVLALGMALSFEFVNGFHDTANAVATVIYTHSLRPWIAVIWSGLWNLLGVLTSTGAVAFGVVALLPVELVLNVGSGAGFAMVFALLLSAIIWNLGTWYLGLPASSSHTLIGAIMGVGLANSMLTPGHVFGEGVNWAKAEEVFSSLLFSPIVGFVGSAILLLLAKGLIRRPELFEPPAKDTPPPWPVRLLLICTCTGVSFAHGSNDGQKGMGLIMLILVGIVPATFALNLTTDPAVFTGFSEAAHHAVETIDRLAGGNKMPDNDASTELSNYLKTTGQFNDRIVPALSVINHRVVSMIDGKHGFRELSSPDRSKMRSDIYLVGETINKLNKQGHLNDPQAKSVLTGYRSRIKSVTDYIPVWVKVAVACALGFGTMIGWKRIVVTVGEKIGKSHLTYGQGASAELVAMATILAADRFGLPVSTTHVLSSGVAGTMAANRSGLQMQTLRNIVLAWVLTLPACVLLGAATFAGGLYIVFNLFGMK